A genomic window from Corallincola holothuriorum includes:
- a CDS encoding HlyD family efflux transporter periplasmic adaptor subunit, translating into MLFFSGYYVKFYKAKTLAPMAVATFFIIILIVTVIAFVLNIKFKEVYESTALVDPSRSIEIFADEDLTVIKSELVKGLKTPAGKPLLEVRYQTFDNVIKDYLYTYAPVTLPFDSVVTEVYRGYSSSENILKGDVIFKAVSQDKVRLSLPVDETWVGLVKVDQPALIKKPGKVREYRGKVSEIEMQESDSGIKVVALVRFDDDVVLELGQQFEVKIVTGKSTLLDFFFHSLI; encoded by the coding sequence GTGCTTTTTTTCTCAGGCTATTATGTGAAGTTTTACAAAGCTAAAACACTCGCCCCCATGGCGGTGGCCACTTTTTTTATCATTATTTTGATCGTTACCGTCATTGCGTTTGTTCTTAACATAAAGTTTAAAGAAGTATATGAATCTACTGCTTTGGTGGACCCGAGCAGAAGCATTGAAATATTTGCCGATGAAGATCTGACCGTAATTAAATCTGAACTCGTCAAGGGTTTAAAGACGCCCGCCGGTAAACCATTGTTAGAGGTCAGGTACCAGACATTTGACAATGTTATCAAAGATTATCTTTATACCTACGCGCCTGTCACCCTGCCGTTTGATTCAGTAGTAACCGAAGTGTACCGGGGGTATTCAAGCTCTGAGAACATTCTGAAAGGTGACGTTATATTTAAGGCGGTTTCACAGGATAAGGTGCGACTGTCGCTCCCCGTAGATGAGACATGGGTTGGCCTTGTGAAAGTTGACCAGCCAGCCTTAATAAAAAAGCCCGGCAAGGTCAGGGAATACCGGGGCAAAGTTTCCGAAATTGAGATGCAGGAATCTGACAGCGGAATTAAGGTCGTTGCGCTGGTCAGGTTTGACGATGATGTGGTGCTGGAACTTGGCCAGCAGTTCGAAGTTAAAATCGTGACCGGAAAATCCACATTGCTGGACTTTTTCTTTCATTCACTCATTTAG